A stretch of Ferribacterium limneticum DNA encodes these proteins:
- the nuoI gene encoding NADH-quinone oxidoreductase subunit NuoI: MGSMKEIFNSLFLKELLKGMSVTGKYFFARKITVQYPEEKTPQSFRFRGLHALRRYPNGEERCIACKLCEAICPALAITIEAEPRDDGSRRTTRYDIDLTKCIFCGFCEEACPVDAVVETRIFEYHGEKRGDLYYTKQMLLANGDRYEDQIAKDRELDASYR, encoded by the coding sequence ATGGGTTCGATGAAGGAAATCTTCAACAGCCTCTTCCTCAAGGAATTGTTGAAGGGGATGTCGGTGACGGGCAAGTATTTCTTTGCCCGCAAGATCACCGTCCAGTATCCGGAAGAAAAAACGCCACAGAGCTTCCGTTTTCGTGGTTTGCACGCTCTGCGTCGCTATCCGAATGGTGAAGAGCGTTGCATCGCTTGCAAGCTGTGTGAAGCGATCTGCCCGGCGCTGGCCATTACTATCGAGGCTGAGCCGCGTGATGATGGTTCCCGTCGCACGACACGCTACGACATCGATCTGACTAAGTGCATCTTCTGCGGTTTCTGCGAAGAAGCATGCCCGGTTGATGCGGTCGTCGAAACGCGGATTTTCGAATATCACGGCGAGAAGCGTGGTGATTTGTACTACACCAAGCAGATGTTGCTGGCTAACGGCGACCGCTACGAAGATCAAATCGCAAAAGATCGCGAGCTTGATGCTTCTTACCGATAA
- a CDS encoding NADH-quinone oxidoreductase subunit J yields the protein MDFQTAVFYFLSAILVFASLRVITARNPVHAALHLILAFFTCGGIWALLQAEFLAIAIILVYVGAVMVLFLFVVMMLDINLDRIRQGFWNYLPLGALLGLLMVMEMGLVLGSKYFQVPATEVVLPAGISNTKAIGALMFSDYVYPFELASLILLVGMIAAIVLTYRGPKKSKYTNPNQQVFVKAKDRVRVLQMPVEKD from the coding sequence ATGGATTTTCAAACTGCGGTTTTCTATTTCCTGTCGGCAATACTGGTCTTCGCGAGCCTTCGCGTGATCACTGCCCGCAATCCGGTGCACGCCGCGTTGCATCTGATTCTCGCCTTCTTCACATGCGGCGGCATTTGGGCGCTGCTACAGGCGGAGTTTCTGGCAATCGCCATCATCCTTGTCTATGTTGGTGCGGTCATGGTGCTCTTCCTGTTTGTCGTGATGATGCTCGACATCAATCTCGACCGGATTCGCCAAGGCTTCTGGAACTATCTACCACTCGGCGCTTTGCTTGGTCTGTTGATGGTCATGGAAATGGGACTGGTGCTCGGTAGCAAGTACTTCCAGGTTCCGGCAACTGAAGTCGTCTTGCCGGCCGGGATCTCCAATACCAAGGCCATTGGCGCGCTGATGTTTAGCGACTATGTCTATCCGTTTGAATTGGCTTCACTCATCCTGTTGGTCGGTATGATCGCTGCGATCGTGCTGACTTACCGCGGTCCGAAGAAGTCCAAGTACACCAACCCGAATCAGCAGGTCTTCGTCAAGGCGAAGGATCGCGTCCGCGTCCTGCAGATGCCGGTTGAAAAAGACTGA